The Streptomyces sp. R28 region TCAGACCGGGTACCGGCATCGTCGTCTCGCCGCTCATCGCGCTGATGCAGGACCAGGTGGACGCGCTGCGGGCGCTCGGTGTGCGGGCCGGGTTCATGAACTCCACGCAGGACTTCGACGAGCGGCGGGTGGTGGAGGCGGAGTTCCTGGCGGGCGAGCTGGACCTGCTCTACCTCGCACCGGAGCGGCTGCGGCTGGACTCGACGCTGGACCTGCTGTCGCGCGGCAAGATCGCGGTGTTCGCGATCGACGAGGCGCACTGCGTGTCCCAGTGGGGCCACGATTTCCGCCCCGACTATCTGGCCCTCTCGCTGCTCGGCGAGCGCTGGCCGGACGTCCCGCGGATCGCGCTCACGGCGACGGCCACGCATGCGACGCACCAGGAGATCACTCAGCGGCTGAACATGCCGAGTGCCCGGCATTTCGTGGCGAGCTTCGACCGGCCCAACATCCAGTACCGGATCGTGCCGAAGGCGGACCCGAAGAAGCAGCTACTGAGCTTCCTGCGCGAGGAGCACGCGGGCGACGCGGGCATCGTGTACTGCCTGTCCCGCAAGTCCGTGGAGGCGACGGCCGAGTTCCTGAGCCGCAACGGCATCGAGGCGGTGCCGTACCACGCCGGCCTGGACGCGGGCACGCGTGCAGCGCACCAGTCCCGGTTCCTGCGGGAGGAGGGCCTGATCGTGGTGGCCACCATCGCCTTCGGCATGGGCATCGACAAGCCGGACGTGCGGTTCGTCGCCCACCTCGACCTGCCCAAGTCGGTCGAGGGCTACTACCAGGAGACGGGTCGCGCCGGCCGTGACGGTCTCCCCTCCACGGCCTGGATGGCCTACGGCCTCAACGACGTCATACAGCAGCGCAAGCTGATCCAGTCGGGCGAGGGCGACGAGGCGTTCCGGCGCCGGGCCGCCTCGCACCTGGACGCGATGCTGGGGCTGTGCGAGACGGCGCAGTGCCGACGCGGCCAGCTGCTCGCCTACTTCGGCCAGGACCCGGATCCGGTGGGCTGCGGCAACTGCGACACCTGTCTGACACCGCCGGAGACCTGGGACGGCACTGTCGCGGCGCAGAAGGTGCTGTCGACGGTGGTGCGGCTGCAGCGGGAGCGGGGGCAGAAGTTCGGGGCGCTGCAGATCGTCGACATCCTGCTGGGGCGGCGCACCGGCAAGGTGATCCAGTTCGATCATGACCAGTTGTCCGTGTTCGGCATCGGCGAGGAGCTGGGCGAGGGCGAATGGCGGGGCGTCATCCGGCAGTTGCTGGCCCAGGGGCTGCTCGCGGTCGAGGGGGAGTACGGGACGCTCGTGCTGACGGAGGCCAGTGGGTCGGTGCTGCGGCGGGAGCGGGAGGTGCCGCTGCGCAAGGAGCCGAAGAAGCCGGCGACCTCGCGTTCGGCGTCGGGTTCCGCGGGCTCCGGGCGTGGTGAGCGCAAGGCGAAGGCCGCGGTGGCCGAGCTGCCGGAGGAGCTGGTGCCGGCCTTCGAGGCGTTGCGGGCGTGGCGCGCCGAGCAGGCTCGGGAGCAGGGTGTCCCGGCGTATGTGATCTTCCATGACGCGACGTTGCGGGAGATCGTGACGGTGTGGCCCGCGACAGTGCGGGAGCTTGGTGGCGTCAGCGGCGTGGGGGAGAAGAAGCTGGTGACGTATGGGGAGGGGGTGCTCGAAGTGTTGGGCTCGGTTCGTGGGGAGCCGGCGGCGGCGGTGTCGTCGTCGGCCGAGGCGGATCCAGGGGCTTCGGGGGCGGATCACGGGGCGGGTCTCGGGGAGGACGACTGGCCCGAGATGGAGCCGGAGCCGGAGCCGGAGGACTGGGCCTAGAGGTCGGCAGCGGAGCTCGGCAGGTGCCGCGCGGGAACGCCCGCTCGGCAGGACGGTCAGGCCAGCGCCGTCAGCCCTGGAGCGAACGTGATCAGCAGCGGGAGCAGCGGCACCAGCGCTGCCAGCGTCGTCGTGAGGGCCCGGTGGCGGCGGCCCAGGCGCGGCGGCGGCTGGAGGAGGCGGTTGACGCGTTCGCCCAGGAGACGGTGGGTGGAGGCGCAGGAGAGCACGCCCCGGTGTTGGTTGAGCTCGATCAGGGCCAGTGCCGTCGTCAGGTGACCGCAGCGGCGGGACGCCGTGTCGTCGGCGGCCAGTTCGACGAGCCGGTGGGTCTGGTCGCAGAAGTGGGCGAACAACGGGATACGGGGGAAACCGGTGGCAAGCGCGGTGGAGAGGTACAGCAGCCAGTCGTGGCGAGCTTGGGCGTGGCCACGTTCATGGGTGAGGACGGCGTCGAGCTGGTGGTCGGTCAGGCGGTGCAGGGCGCCGGTGGTGACGATCAGCTGGGGCGGGCTGCCGGGCATCCACCAGGCGTCGGGGTACTCGTCCTCCAGCACCAGGAGCGGGCCGCGCGCCGAGCCGAGTCCTGCGGGCAGGTCGGGGGCGCGTTCGCGCAGGTGGGCCCTGGCCTGGCCGCGTCGCCGGCGCGCTTCGACGAGCTCGCGGGCCAGCATCGCGGTCGTCCAGGCGGCCCCGCAGGCCAGCAGCACGCTGAGGGTGGCCGCCCAGGCGGGCGCGGCCGAGAGGTCGTACGCCTCGGTCACCGACGGCGGCGCCGGAGCGAAGAGCTGGGTGCGCACCGCTCCGAAGACTGCGGCGGTGCCCAGGGCCAGGGCCGTCAGGCAGCACAGCAGGACGGTGGCGACCAGGCACTGCCACACCCAGAGCGCGACCACGGGTTCCTGTTCGGGCCAGGTGGCCCGGGTCAGTGCCCGGGGGACGGGCACGGCGGCCGTCAGGGCGACGATGCTCAACAGGAGCAGGCAGACGGTCATGCCAAGGGCTCCGGATCCTGGTCAGGGAAGGTGCGTGGGCGGCTTTACGGGGCGGTGGGCGATGAACGCACCACCCGCCGCCAGTCAGTATGACGGCGACGGTCGCCGGAGTCAGCGGGAAAGAGCCGCCGAACTCGCCGACGGGCACCATGCGCACCCCGATATGGACGTCAACCGGCCGCCTGGCGTCGCTGTGCGGCACGGCCTACGCGCGCAGTGCCTCCCGGACCGCCGTCACCACCTCTGCGTCGTCCGCTCCCAGCGCACGCGCCTGATCTGCGAATTGCCGTGCCAGTGCGGCCAGTTCGGCTCGGTCAGGGCGGTGGACGCCCGTGGGGAGCGGGGCGACGCGGGTACCCGCGCCTCGCCGGGTGCGGATCAGGGACGCTGCCTCCAGTTCGCGGTACGCCCGTGCCACGGTGCCCGTGGCCAGACCCAGGTCGGCGGCCAACTGCCGCACCGTCGGCAGGCGTTCGCCCTCCGCAAGGCGGCCGGTGGAGATCAGGGCGGCGAGCTGGGCCCGGATCTGTTCGTACGGCGGGACCGGGCTGGTCGTGTCGACGCGCAGGCCTGCCCCGCTCATCGGCGGTCGGTTCCGCTGCTGCCGGCCCGACGGCCCCGCCATGCCGTCGCCCGCGGCGAGATGATCGTGAACAGGCACCACGGCGCGGTGAGCAGGGCCAGCAGGCCCAGCGGCCACAGCACCACGTTCGCGGCCGTCCCCACGGCACCGTCGCAGGTCGTGCTCATCAGCGCGCCCGAGGCCGTCGATGCCGCGCCCAGCAGGGACGACGAGATCACCAGGCCCCAGGCGGCGACGATCGCCAACGTCCGGTCGCGGCGGGACTGTTCGTCGCCGGGACGGGTCGCGATGCGCCGCAGGGACCAGCCGCAGGCGGCCGTGGAGAGGGCGAGGGAGGCCAGGATGGGAAGGCCGTAGTAGAGGCCGGGCCAAGGGGAGTGCGACTGAGTCACGCCCCGGCAGGTCACCGTGAGCGCGCGCCCTGCACGGCCCAGGTCGTCCGGCGACGCCACCGCGGCCGCGGCCGTCAGCAGGACGACCAGTGCGGCCGCGAGGCCGAGCAGCAGGGGGGTCATCCGGGGCGGCACGTAGTCGCGGACCCGGCGTGGAGTGAGGCCCGCCGTGCGTACGGCGCCCCGGCGCGGCGCGGTCAGTGCGTCGCCCAGCAGCACTCCGGCCACCGCGCACAGGCCGAAGGCGAGGATGGCGTAGAGGGTGCCCTCCCCGTCGTTCAGGGGCTGCAGCCAGCGGGAGGCCAGCACTCCGACGGCCAGGCCGGTCCAGCGGGCGTAGCGGTCGACGGGCACGCGGGACGCGGGTGCCGACGCGGAAGGGCGCGAACCGAGTTCGAGCATGAGAGACACAGACCCCCGTGGAGACGACTGGTACGCAGACTTGTGCGCGACCTTGTACTCACCACTTGTATCAAGTGGTGAGTACAAGATGCGGCCTCCTGGGGCTTTGTGTCAACTGCTTGCTACAACTTGCCCGGTGACCTCTCCCAGCCCCACCCGAACCCCGCCCTGCCCCGGAGCCCAGGCGGACAGTGTCACCACATCGCCGTCCTCCAGGAACGTCCGCTTGCCGTCCGGGAGTTCGAGGGCGTCGCGCCCGTTCCACGTCAGCTCCAGCAGTGACCCCCGCTGGCCTTCCGTCGAGCCGCTCACGGTGCCCGAGCCGTAAAGGTCGCCGGTGCGCAGTGAGGCGCCGTTCACGGTCATGTGGGCGAGTTGCTGGGCGGCCGTCCAGTACATGGTGGAGAAGGGGGGCTCGGAGACCACGTGGCCGTTGATCGAAACGGAGATCCGCAGGTCGTAGCCGCCGGGTTCCGTTTCGGAGCCGGAGTCGTCCAGGTACGGCAGCAGCGGGTGCGTCCGCTCCGGCGGTGCCACCTGTGCCTCCTCCAGGGCGTCCAGCGGGGTGATCCAGGCTGACACCGACGTGGCGAAGGACTTGCCGAGGAACGGGCCGAGGGGGACGTACTCCCAGGCCTGGAGGTCGCGCGCCGACCAGTCGTTCAACAGGCAGAGGCCGAAGACGTGCTCCCGGAAGTCGCCCAGCGCCACCGGCCTGCCCATCTCCGACGGCACGCCGACCACGAAACCGACCTCCGCCTCGATGTCCAGGCGGACCGACGGGCCGAAGACCGGGGCCGGATCGGCGGCGGCCTTGCGCTGGCCGGAGGGTCGTACGACGTCCGTGCCGGACACCACCACCGTGCCCGAGCGGCCGTGGTAACCGATCGGCAGGTGCTTCCAGTTGGGGGTCAGGGAGTCCGCCGCGTCGGGGCGGAAGATCTGGCCGACGTTCCGGGCGTGGTTCTCGGAGGCGTAGAAGTCGACGTAGTCCGCGACCTCGAAGGGGAGGTGCAGAGTCACCGAGGACAGCGGGTGGAGGAGGTCCGCGATGGCCTCCTGGTGGGCCGGGACCGTCACCCACGCCGTCAGTGCGCGCCGTACGTCCGACCAGGTGGTGCGGCCCGCGGCGAGCAGCGGGTTCAGGGAGTCCTGGGCGAGCAGCGGGGCGTAGGGCGAGCCGAGCGCGTACGCCGCCTTGCCCGCGTCGAGGACGTGGTCGCCGAGCCGGACGCCGACCCGGCGTGCGGAGTCCGTGCCGGGGAGGGAGAAGACACCGTACGGAAGGTTGTGCGTGCCGAAGGGGTCGCCCTCGGGGAGATCGAAGGGGGGCATGGGGTGCTGCCTCACTCTCATACGCTCCGTATGCCATGTGGTCGGGCCACACGTTACGGGTGAGACGCCTGTCTTGGGCAGTGCGGAGTTTCGCGTCGCCCAGGGCGACGAATCTGCTGGTCGCCGCACTCGTCCGACGTACAGGCGGCCCCTGGCGCGGGAGGCACGAACCGCGCGGCCGTCGCCGTCACCGACATGTTCAACCGCGTCAACACACCATCAAGGAGCCTGCGAACACCACGTGGGGGTGAAATCGCAACCAGTGGAGGGAAGTTGCGGGGTGGAGGCGAACGCGGAAACAGCAGCGGAACCGGAACTGCTGTCAACACATGTGAACACAGCAGCCGTCCGGTTCACATCGAGTCGATGGGGCGTCCTGTCCGTATTCTCTGATCATGGCCCCACCCATCGCATATTCACTCATCGCCACTGACCTGGACGGGACGCTGCTGCGCGGCGACGACACGCTCTCGGACCGGTCCCTCGACGCGCTCGCGCAGGTGGCGGCGGCCGGTGCCCAGCACCTTGTCGTGACGGGACGGCCCGCGCCCAGAGTGCGGCCGCTCCTCGACATCCTGGGCAGCAGGGGGCTCGCGGTGTGCGGACAGGGCGCGCAGTTGTACGACGCCGGCGCGGACCGTCTGCTGTGGTCCGTCACCCTGGACCGGGAGTTGGCGGAGACCGCGCTCGGCAAGATCGAGGCCGAGGTGGGTCAGGTGTACGCGGCCGCCGACCAGGACGGTGTCGACGGGCTCACGCTCATCGAGCCCGGGTATCTGATGCCCCACCCCACCCTGCCCGCCGTCCGCGTCCGGCACCGCGACGACCTGTGGTGCGAGCCGATCAGCAAAGTGCTGCTGCGCCATCCCACCCTCTCCGATGACGAGTTGGCCGCGACGGCGCGCGCGGTGGTCGGATCCCTGGCGACGGTCACCATGTCGGGGCCGGGCACCGTCGAACTCCAGCCATGCGGCATCACCAAGGCGACCGGTCTCGCGCTCGCCGCCGAGCATCTGGGCCTCGGCGCGCACGAGACCATCGCCTTCGGCGACATGCCGAACGACATCCCGATGTTCGACTGGGCCGCCCGCGGTGTCGCGATGGCCAACGCGCACCCCGAACTCAAGGCGGTCGCCGACGAGATCACCCTCTCGAACGAGGACGACGGCATCGCCGTCGTCCTCGAGAGACTGTTCGCGGGGAGCCTGGTCGACTTCGCCCAGTAGTGCCCGTTCTTCGACCAGTAAGGAATGGTTTCGCCTAGTAGGGACCGTTCACGTTGTCGATCGAGCCGTACCGCGCGGCCGCGTAGTTGCACGCGGCCGTGATGTTCGCGACCGGGTCGAAGGGGTCGTAGACCGTCCCCGGCACGTGGTAGGCCGCGAAGGTGGGATCGATGACCTGCAGGAGGCCCTTGGAGGGGGTGCCCGCCGCGGCGTTGGAGTCCCAACCGTTGATGGCGGCCGGGTTACCGGACGACTCGCGCATGACGTTGCGGTAAATGCCGTCGTATGAACCGGGAATTCCGTTTTGTGCCATGATGTCCAGCGCATTGCGGATCCAGCCGTCGAGGTTGTCCGGGTACGACTTCACGGAGGCCGTGGTGGCATGGGCGACGGCGGACTTCTTGGCCGGCGCGGACGCCTTGTCGGCCGTCTTGCTCGCGGTGCCGGCCTTCGTCGCGCGGACCTTCAGGTCGAGGCCCGGGTGGATCAGCCTGGGGTTATCGCCGACGGCCTTGCGGTTGTCCTTGTAGAGCTGCCGCCAGCCGCCCTGTGCGTCGTACCGGTCCGCGATGCCGTAGAGCGAGTCGCCCTTCTTCGTGGTGTAGGTGACGGACTTGGTCTTCGCCGCGGACGGCGCGGACTGCGGCGCCGTCTGCGCGACGGCGGGGGCCTGGGCCGGCTGTGCGGCGCTCGCGGTGGTCGCGCTCAGGAGCGGGAGGGCGAGGGCGGCGGTACCGGTTCCGGCTGCGATGACGTGCCGGGTGAGGGGGCTGGTTCTGGGGCGGCGGTGCTTGCCTCGGGCCATGGCGCTGTTCCTCTCCGACGCCTGCGAGGTGAGCTGTCGGGTTCGGGCGAGAGATGCCCGGCCGCGCCGCCGTGCGGTGGCGCGGACTTCACCCCGAGCCGGCCCGGTGCGCCATCAAGGCGTCCGGTCCGGCGGCTTACCTGGGTCCCCCGCTCCTGCCGTTCTTGAGTGAGTACGTA contains the following coding sequences:
- a CDS encoding M56 family metallopeptidase — encoded protein: MTVCLLLLSIVALTAAVPVPRALTRATWPEQEPVVALWVWQCLVATVLLCCLTALALGTAAVFGAVRTQLFAPAPPSVTEAYDLSAAPAWAATLSVLLACGAAWTTAMLARELVEARRRRGQARAHLRERAPDLPAGLGSARGPLLVLEDEYPDAWWMPGSPPQLIVTTGALHRLTDHQLDAVLTHERGHAQARHDWLLYLSTALATGFPRIPLFAHFCDQTHRLVELAADDTASRRCGHLTTALALIELNQHRGVLSCASTHRLLGERVNRLLQPPPRLGRRHRALTTTLAALVPLLPLLITFAPGLTALA
- the fahA gene encoding fumarylacetoacetase, whose protein sequence is MPPFDLPEGDPFGTHNLPYGVFSLPGTDSARRVGVRLGDHVLDAGKAAYALGSPYAPLLAQDSLNPLLAAGRTTWSDVRRALTAWVTVPAHQEAIADLLHPLSSVTLHLPFEVADYVDFYASENHARNVGQIFRPDAADSLTPNWKHLPIGYHGRSGTVVVSGTDVVRPSGQRKAAADPAPVFGPSVRLDIEAEVGFVVGVPSEMGRPVALGDFREHVFGLCLLNDWSARDLQAWEYVPLGPFLGKSFATSVSAWITPLDALEEAQVAPPERTHPLLPYLDDSGSETEPGGYDLRISVSINGHVVSEPPFSTMYWTAAQQLAHMTVNGASLRTGDLYGSGTVSGSTEGQRGSLLELTWNGRDALELPDGKRTFLEDGDVVTLSAWAPGQGGVRVGLGEVTGQVVASS
- the recQ gene encoding DNA helicase RecQ, which encodes MGATGGISEMPRVTEAAQASGGEALAALHRVFGYDAFRGEQEAVIEHVVAGGDAVVLMPTGGGKSLCYQIPSLVRPGTGIVVSPLIALMQDQVDALRALGVRAGFMNSTQDFDERRVVEAEFLAGELDLLYLAPERLRLDSTLDLLSRGKIAVFAIDEAHCVSQWGHDFRPDYLALSLLGERWPDVPRIALTATATHATHQEITQRLNMPSARHFVASFDRPNIQYRIVPKADPKKQLLSFLREEHAGDAGIVYCLSRKSVEATAEFLSRNGIEAVPYHAGLDAGTRAAHQSRFLREEGLIVVATIAFGMGIDKPDVRFVAHLDLPKSVEGYYQETGRAGRDGLPSTAWMAYGLNDVIQQRKLIQSGEGDEAFRRRAASHLDAMLGLCETAQCRRGQLLAYFGQDPDPVGCGNCDTCLTPPETWDGTVAAQKVLSTVVRLQRERGQKFGALQIVDILLGRRTGKVIQFDHDQLSVFGIGEELGEGEWRGVIRQLLAQGLLAVEGEYGTLVLTEASGSVLRREREVPLRKEPKKPATSRSASGSAGSGRGERKAKAAVAELPEELVPAFEALRAWRAEQAREQGVPAYVIFHDATLREIVTVWPATVRELGGVSGVGEKKLVTYGEGVLEVLGSVRGEPAAAVSSSAEADPGASGADHGAGLGEDDWPEMEPEPEPEDWA
- a CDS encoding transglycosylase SLT domain-containing protein yields the protein MARGKHRRPRTSPLTRHVIAAGTGTAALALPLLSATTASAAQPAQAPAVAQTAPQSAPSAAKTKSVTYTTKKGDSLYGIADRYDAQGGWRQLYKDNRKAVGDNPRLIHPGLDLKVRATKAGTASKTADKASAPAKKSAVAHATTASVKSYPDNLDGWIRNALDIMAQNGIPGSYDGIYRNVMRESSGNPAAINGWDSNAAAGTPSKGLLQVIDPTFAAYHVPGTVYDPFDPVANITAACNYAAARYGSIDNVNGPY
- a CDS encoding HAD family hydrolase, with the translated sequence MAPPIAYSLIATDLDGTLLRGDDTLSDRSLDALAQVAAAGAQHLVVTGRPAPRVRPLLDILGSRGLAVCGQGAQLYDAGADRLLWSVTLDRELAETALGKIEAEVGQVYAAADQDGVDGLTLIEPGYLMPHPTLPAVRVRHRDDLWCEPISKVLLRHPTLSDDELAATARAVVGSLATVTMSGPGTVELQPCGITKATGLALAAEHLGLGAHETIAFGDMPNDIPMFDWAARGVAMANAHPELKAVADEITLSNEDDGIAVVLERLFAGSLVDFAQ
- a CDS encoding GntR family transcriptional regulator is translated as MSGAGLRVDTTSPVPPYEQIRAQLAALISTGRLAEGERLPTVRQLAADLGLATGTVARAYRELEAASLIRTRRGAGTRVAPLPTGVHRPDRAELAALARQFADQARALGADDAEVVTAVREALRA